The Pseudomonas azotoformans genome has a segment encoding these proteins:
- a CDS encoding LysE family translocator: MAELWLFLVALSVAYLLPGPDMILLLQTGARQGKALALTTAIGLGLARACHVALAGMGLATLFKVAPWTFDVVRLGGAAYLLWLGVQCLRANMLPTLDTANATLTTRAWRAALQRGLLTNLLNPKALLFCSVLLPQFINPQAGPVASQFALLGVILVAVGFVFDCCYALAGVRIGQWLARNRSAQRVQQWLFGSLLIGFAVRLTFVQHA; this comes from the coding sequence ATGGCGGAACTCTGGTTGTTTCTGGTGGCTCTTTCGGTGGCGTACCTGCTGCCGGGGCCGGACATGATCCTGCTGCTGCAGACCGGCGCGCGTCAGGGCAAGGCCCTGGCGCTGACCACGGCGATTGGCCTGGGACTGGCCCGCGCCTGCCATGTAGCGCTGGCGGGCATGGGTTTGGCGACCTTGTTCAAGGTGGCGCCCTGGACCTTTGATGTAGTGCGCCTGGGCGGCGCGGCCTATCTGTTGTGGCTGGGGGTGCAGTGCCTGCGGGCAAATATGCTGCCGACGCTCGATACGGCCAACGCCACCCTGACAACGCGTGCCTGGCGTGCCGCGCTGCAACGTGGCTTGCTGACCAACCTGCTCAATCCCAAGGCACTGCTGTTCTGTTCGGTACTGCTGCCGCAATTCATCAACCCGCAAGCCGGACCGGTGGCGTCGCAATTCGCCTTGCTGGGGGTGATTCTGGTCGCAGTCGGTTTCGTCTTCGACTGTTGTTATGCCTTGGCCGGCGTGCGCATTGGCCAGTGGCTGGCACGCAATCGCTCGGCGCAGCGTGTGCAGCAATGGCTATTCGGCAGTCTTTTGATCGGTTTTGCGGTGCGTCTCACTTTTGTGCAACACGCCTAG
- a CDS encoding mobile mystery protein B produces MAIELELKPGQTPLDPDEVAGLKPRHIANQGELDEWEAQNILKASRWIARQKKLDVLNDHFCRELHVKMFDDTWKWAGTFRKSDKNIGCDWTQIAVNLRQLLDNMAYWLEHNVFPPEEVAVRFHHRLVWLHAFPNGNGRHARLMTDCLLRQCGLAPFSWGRGNLVTATEVRQRYIQALRAADNNDYTLLSAFVRS; encoded by the coding sequence ATGGCAATAGAACTGGAACTGAAACCAGGCCAAACGCCTCTCGATCCCGACGAAGTCGCTGGCCTGAAACCGAGGCATATCGCCAACCAGGGCGAATTGGATGAATGGGAAGCGCAGAACATCCTCAAAGCCTCACGTTGGATAGCGCGGCAAAAAAAGCTGGATGTACTGAACGACCATTTCTGCCGTGAGCTTCACGTGAAAATGTTCGACGACACTTGGAAATGGGCCGGCACCTTCCGCAAATCCGATAAGAATATCGGCTGTGATTGGACGCAGATCGCGGTCAACTTACGACAGTTGCTCGACAACATGGCTTACTGGCTGGAACACAATGTCTTCCCGCCAGAAGAGGTTGCCGTGCGCTTTCACCACCGACTTGTTTGGCTACACGCCTTTCCGAATGGCAACGGTAGACATGCTCGCCTCATGACCGACTGCCTACTGAGGCAATGTGGTCTTGCTCCCTTCTCCTGGGGTCGCGGTAACCTGGTGACCGCTACTGAAGTACGCCAACGCTACATCCAAGCGCTTCGCGCTGCCGACAACAATGATTACACGCTACTGTCGGCATTCGTGCGCAGTTGA
- a CDS encoding CDP-alcohol phosphatidyltransferase family protein, with the protein MISIYQLKPRFQNLLRPLVQRLYDNGTTANQITVLAGVISLLVGLLIASFAQHLWLFALIPLWMILRMALNAIDGMLAREFGQQSRLGAYLNELCDVIADSALILPFALIPGVSLAPVLLVALLAVFSEYAGVLGPMVGASRRYDGPMGKSDRAFVLGVLATGVALGWLGAGWVDAVMWLVAALLAYTLVNRVRQGLKEQQETSPIA; encoded by the coding sequence ATGATTTCGATCTATCAGCTCAAGCCGCGTTTTCAAAACCTGCTGCGCCCTCTTGTGCAGCGCCTCTATGACAATGGCACCACCGCCAACCAGATCACCGTGCTGGCCGGCGTGATTTCCTTGCTGGTCGGCCTGCTGATTGCCAGCTTCGCCCAACACCTGTGGCTGTTTGCGCTGATCCCGCTGTGGATGATCCTGCGCATGGCGCTCAACGCTATCGACGGCATGCTTGCCCGTGAATTCGGCCAACAGTCGCGCCTGGGCGCCTACCTGAATGAACTGTGCGATGTGATCGCCGACAGCGCGCTGATCCTGCCGTTTGCGCTGATCCCCGGCGTGAGCCTGGCGCCGGTGCTGCTGGTGGCGTTGCTGGCGGTGTTCAGCGAATACGCCGGCGTACTGGGGCCGATGGTGGGCGCATCGCGGCGCTATGACGGGCCGATGGGCAAAAGCGATCGCGCGTTCGTACTCGGGGTACTGGCCACCGGCGTGGCGCTGGGCTGGCTGGGCGCGGGTTGGGTCGACGCCGTGATGTGGCTGGTGGCCGCCCTGCTCGCCTACACCTTGGTCAACCGGGTGCGTCAGGGCCTCAAAGAACAACAAGAAACCTCACCGATTGCATAA
- a CDS encoding phosphatase PAP2/dual specificity phosphatase family protein, producing MREPGLLKPAFLWLLLLAPLFFSTYGFATWVTSQRSDVGTLVFGWETHMPFWAWTIVPYWSIDLLYGFSLLLPNTRHELKQHALRLLSAQVIAVSCFLIWPLRFTFERPELDGVFGWLFAVLAGFDKPFNQAPSLHIALLVILWVMYQRHTQGFWRWLVHGWFALIGISVLTTYQHHFIDLPTGALAGWLCVWLWPVEHPSPLLNARLTRDPKRWRLGVRYGLGALLLAILAFVLGGGGLWILWPAVSLALIKANYFVLGAAGFQKRADGQLTPAARWLYAPYLAAAWINSRLWTRKHPQPDLIVDNVWLGRIPTASEQEPFKAIVDLCAELPINPQGRAYQSIPVLDLIAPSPDECLQAAQAIERLRTNGPLLVCCALGYSRSATAVAAWLLHTGRAATIEDALTIIHTARADVVLHPAHREALEGLPHAR from the coding sequence ATGCGCGAACCCGGCTTATTGAAACCCGCGTTCCTGTGGCTGCTGCTGTTGGCGCCGCTGTTTTTCAGCACCTACGGCTTTGCCACCTGGGTCACCAGCCAGCGCAGCGACGTCGGCACGCTGGTGTTCGGCTGGGAAACCCATATGCCGTTCTGGGCCTGGACCATCGTGCCCTACTGGTCCATCGACCTGCTCTACGGGTTTTCCCTGTTGCTACCCAACACCCGGCATGAACTGAAGCAACATGCGCTGCGCTTGCTGAGTGCCCAGGTGATCGCCGTGAGCTGCTTCCTGATCTGGCCGCTGCGCTTCACCTTCGAACGGCCGGAGCTGGACGGCGTGTTCGGCTGGCTGTTTGCGGTGCTGGCGGGGTTCGACAAACCGTTCAACCAGGCGCCGTCCCTGCATATCGCGTTGCTGGTGATCCTGTGGGTCATGTACCAACGCCATACTCAGGGATTCTGGCGTTGGCTGGTGCATGGCTGGTTCGCGTTGATCGGTATTTCAGTGCTGACCACTTATCAACATCACTTTATCGACTTACCCACAGGCGCCCTCGCCGGGTGGCTGTGTGTGTGGTTGTGGCCGGTGGAACATCCGAGCCCGTTATTGAATGCACGGCTGACGCGGGATCCCAAGCGCTGGCGGTTAGGTGTGCGCTATGGCCTTGGCGCCTTGCTGTTGGCAATTCTTGCGTTTGTACTGGGCGGCGGCGGTTTGTGGATACTTTGGCCTGCGGTTTCCCTCGCCTTGATCAAAGCGAATTACTTCGTGCTGGGCGCTGCGGGGTTCCAGAAACGCGCCGACGGCCAACTGACACCTGCTGCGCGCTGGCTGTATGCGCCCTATCTGGCCGCGGCCTGGATCAACTCGCGCCTGTGGACACGCAAGCATCCACAACCGGACCTGATTGTGGATAACGTCTGGCTCGGGCGTATTCCTACAGCAAGTGAGCAAGAACCCTTCAAGGCCATCGTCGATCTCTGTGCCGAATTACCGATTAATCCACAGGGCCGCGCTTACCAATCGATTCCCGTGCTGGACCTGATTGCCCCGAGCCCCGACGAATGCCTGCAAGCCGCGCAAGCCATCGAACGCTTGCGCACTAACGGCCCCTTGCTGGTGTGCTGCGCCCTTGGCTATTCGCGCAGCGCCACCGCCGTCGCGGCCTGGCTACTGCATACCGGGCGCGCCGCGACGATAGAGGATGCGCTGACTATCATTCATACAGCGCGGGCCGATGTGGTCCTGCACCCCGCACACCGTGAAGCTTTGGAGGGTTTACCCCATGCCCGCTGA
- the hflC gene encoding protease modulator HflC, producing the protein MSAHSHDHGHHHGHHHHHHHGDEQAAGPFPWRRMAWALLLVLFAVAAASLVQVRSGEATVITRFGNPSRVLLEPGLGWRWPAPFEAAIPVDLRLRTTSSGLQDVGTRDGLRIIVQAYVAWQVQGDADNVQRFMRAVQNQPDEAARQIRTFVGSALETTAASFDLSSLINTDASQVRIADFEAQLRQQIDQQLLTTYGVRVAQVGIERLTLPSVTLTATVDRMRAERETIATERTAVGKREAAQIRSAAERDARIVQADATVKAADIEAQSRVEAAQIYGRAYAGNPQLYNLLRSLDTLGTVVTPGTKIILRTDAAPFRALVDGPKDVQP; encoded by the coding sequence TTGAGCGCTCATTCTCACGATCACGGTCATCATCACGGCCATCACCACCACCATCATCACGGTGACGAACAAGCGGCCGGCCCGTTCCCCTGGCGGCGTATGGCCTGGGCGCTGTTGCTGGTGCTGTTTGCGGTTGCCGCCGCCAGCCTGGTGCAGGTGCGTTCCGGCGAGGCCACGGTGATAACCCGTTTCGGTAATCCGTCGCGGGTGTTGTTGGAGCCGGGCCTGGGCTGGCGTTGGCCGGCGCCGTTCGAAGCGGCGATCCCGGTGGATTTGCGCCTGCGCACCACTTCCAGCGGGTTGCAGGATGTGGGTACCCGCGACGGCCTGCGCATCATCGTGCAGGCGTACGTGGCGTGGCAGGTGCAGGGCGACGCAGACAACGTGCAGCGCTTCATGCGCGCCGTGCAGAACCAACCCGATGAAGCGGCGCGGCAGATTCGTACCTTCGTGGGCTCGGCGTTGGAAACCACGGCGGCGAGCTTCGACCTGTCCAGCCTGATCAACACCGACGCCAGCCAAGTGCGCATCGCTGATTTCGAAGCGCAGTTGCGCCAGCAGATTGATCAACAATTGCTCACCACCTACGGCGTGCGTGTCGCCCAGGTCGGCATTGAACGCCTGACTTTGCCGTCGGTCACGCTCACCGCTACGGTCGACCGCATGCGTGCCGAGCGTGAAACCATCGCCACCGAACGCACCGCCGTGGGCAAGCGCGAGGCCGCGCAGATCCGCTCCGCCGCCGAGCGTGATGCGCGCATCGTGCAGGCCGATGCCACCGTGAAAGCCGCCGATATCGAAGCGCAATCGCGGGTCGAAGCGGCGCAGATTTATGGTCGCGCCTACGCGGGTAATCCACAGCTGTACAACCTGCTGCGCTCTCTGGATACCTTAGGCACTGTGGTCACACCAGGCACCAAGATCATCCTGCGCACCGACGCAGCGCCGTTCCGCGCCTTGGTGGACGGGCCCAAGGACGTCCAGCCATGA
- a CDS encoding phosphatidate cytidylyltransferase: MDSQTLMLFGGIGAILVLASLIGLILKLRTRGSPNAVIDNLNARINAWWVMVVVIGIAFWLGTGAVILLFYAVSFYALREFLTLTPTRRSDYPALVAAFYLALPLQYLLIYSDWYGLFSIFIPVYVFLLLPILASLGGDSTHFLERASKVQWGLMIAVFCVSFVPALLTLDIPGYEGRNLLLIAYLVIVVQLSDVLQYVCGKLFGKHKIAPNLSPSKTVEGFVGGILLSSLIGAALWWTTPFNPWQSFLIALLINLLGFAGGIVMSAIKRDRGVKDWGHMIEGHGGMLDRLDSVCFAAPIFFHLVRYWWT, from the coding sequence ATGGATAGCCAAACCCTGATGTTGTTCGGCGGCATCGGCGCCATCCTGGTGCTCGCCTCGCTGATCGGCCTGATCCTCAAGCTGCGCACCCGTGGCAGCCCCAATGCCGTCATCGACAACCTCAATGCGCGCATCAACGCCTGGTGGGTCATGGTGGTGGTGATCGGCATCGCCTTCTGGCTCGGCACCGGCGCGGTGATCCTGCTGTTCTACGCAGTGTCGTTCTACGCCCTGCGCGAATTCCTCACCCTCACCCCCACCCGCCGCAGCGACTACCCGGCGCTGGTCGCCGCGTTCTACCTGGCGCTGCCGCTGCAATACCTGCTGATCTACTCGGACTGGTACGGGCTGTTCTCGATCTTCATCCCGGTATACGTGTTCCTGCTGCTGCCGATCCTCGCCTCCCTGGGTGGCGACAGCACGCACTTCCTGGAACGCGCGTCGAAAGTGCAGTGGGGCCTGATGATCGCAGTGTTCTGTGTGTCTTTCGTGCCCGCCCTGCTCACCCTCGACATCCCCGGCTACGAAGGCCGCAACCTGCTGCTGATTGCCTACCTGGTGATCGTGGTGCAACTGTCGGACGTCTTGCAGTACGTGTGTGGGAAATTGTTCGGCAAGCACAAGATCGCGCCGAACCTGTCACCGTCGAAAACCGTGGAAGGCTTTGTCGGCGGCATCCTGCTGTCGTCGCTGATCGGCGCGGCGTTGTGGTGGACCACGCCGTTCAACCCGTGGCAGTCGTTCTTGATTGCACTGCTGATCAACCTGCTCGGATTTGCCGGCGGCATCGTGATGTCGGCGATCAAACGCGATCGCGGCGTGAAGGATTGGGGCCATATGATCGAAGGGCACGGCGGGATGTTGGATCGGTTGGATTCGGTGTGCTTTGCGGCGCCGATTTTCTTTCATCTTGTGCGGTATTGGTGGACGTAA
- the hflK gene encoding protease modulator HflK: protein MQVDLEADGASVEGLPRFQQGLFHARRLRQAGISLTVLAVAGWVLALFVALFAPLSIWPVVLINCASALLLLVAGLQSAWWVADWRAQALEEPSVDAPVEDASRYARLLERFGKQIGTPVLWLGGWSLLALVSIVEFWNLALPAAAIGQSASIGAALALGLAFGVLVFERRLAQETTAQWPEASQLAQLSRVAIICLVVSAVCLLFAGANAVWPLRLAVLIGLLPALVSLEFLLRAVLSLFSPRQPRVEPRLMAQSFIAGLLRWPPQPLLALQHELHNRFGIDLRQIWAFTYMRRAFLPVLLVVLAVGWALTGVHEVPLQGRGIYERFGKPVQVFGPGLHAGLPWPLGRVISVENGVVHELATSVSEAATPELAPAEGPAPLIANRLWDASHVNDKSQVIASSSGDKQSFQIVNMDVRFVYRIGLTDQAALAATYNSADVPTLIRSTASRILVHDFASRTLDELLGEQRTSLADEIGRAVQADLQTLDSGVEILATVVEAIHPPAGAANAYHGVQAAQIGAQALISRERGAASEQTNQALLQASTARDQATATAREVNAGAQAANLRFAAEQKAYATAGQAFVLEQYLGQLSQGLAHAKLLILDHRLGADGAPTIDLRSFTLPADPSVPRKAVQ, encoded by the coding sequence ATGCAAGTGGATCTGGAAGCTGACGGCGCTTCGGTGGAAGGCCTTCCGCGTTTTCAACAGGGGCTGTTCCATGCCCGACGATTGCGCCAGGCCGGTATCAGCCTGACGGTGTTGGCCGTTGCCGGCTGGGTGCTGGCGCTGTTTGTCGCGTTGTTTGCGCCGCTGTCGATCTGGCCGGTGGTGTTGATCAACTGTGCGTCGGCGTTGCTGTTATTGGTAGCTGGCTTGCAATCGGCGTGGTGGGTGGCGGATTGGCGTGCGCAGGCGTTGGAAGAACCGTCGGTTGATGCGCCGGTTGAAGACGCAAGCCGCTACGCGCGCCTTCTGGAGCGCTTTGGCAAACAGATCGGTACGCCAGTGTTGTGGCTCGGCGGCTGGTCGTTGCTGGCGTTGGTCAGCATTGTCGAGTTCTGGAACCTAGCCTTGCCCGCCGCAGCGATCGGTCAATCGGCAAGCATCGGCGCCGCCCTGGCATTGGGGTTGGCGTTTGGCGTGCTGGTGTTTGAACGCCGTCTGGCCCAGGAGACCACCGCGCAATGGCCGGAAGCCTCGCAACTGGCGCAGTTGAGCCGGGTGGCGATTATTTGCCTGGTGGTCAGTGCGGTGTGCCTGCTGTTTGCCGGGGCCAACGCCGTTTGGCCCCTGAGGTTGGCCGTATTAATCGGCTTGCTGCCGGCGCTCGTCTCGCTGGAGTTTCTATTAAGAGCTGTGTTGTCCCTGTTCAGCCCACGTCAGCCCCGCGTCGAGCCGCGCTTGATGGCGCAAAGCTTTATCGCCGGATTGTTACGCTGGCCGCCGCAGCCCTTACTCGCGCTGCAACATGAATTGCACAACCGCTTTGGTATCGACCTGCGCCAGATCTGGGCATTTACCTACATGCGCCGGGCGTTCCTGCCGGTGTTGCTGGTGGTGCTGGCGGTAGGCTGGGCGCTTACTGGCGTGCACGAAGTGCCCCTGCAAGGTCGTGGGATCTATGAACGTTTCGGCAAGCCGGTGCAGGTGTTCGGCCCTGGCTTGCATGCGGGATTGCCATGGCCATTGGGCCGCGTGATCAGTGTGGAAAACGGCGTGGTGCATGAACTGGCCACCAGCGTCAGCGAAGCCGCCACGCCAGAACTGGCCCCCGCCGAAGGCCCGGCGCCGCTGATCGCCAACCGTTTGTGGGACGCCAGCCATGTGAATGACAAGTCCCAGGTGATCGCCAGCAGCAGCGGCGACAAACAGAGCTTCCAGATCGTCAATATGGATGTGCGGTTCGTCTACCGCATCGGCCTCACCGATCAGGCCGCGCTCGCCGCCACCTATAACAGCGCGGACGTGCCGACCCTGATCCGCAGCACCGCCAGCCGCATCCTCGTACATGACTTTGCCTCACGCACCCTCGACGAATTGCTTGGCGAACAACGCACGAGCCTGGCCGACGAAATCGGCCGCGCCGTGCAGGCCGACCTGCAAACACTCGACAGCGGCGTAGAAATTCTCGCCACGGTGGTGGAGGCGATCCACCCACCGGCCGGCGCCGCCAACGCTTACCACGGTGTGCAAGCTGCGCAGATCGGCGCCCAGGCCCTGATTTCCCGCGAACGCGGCGCGGCTAGTGAGCAAACCAACCAGGCGTTGCTGCAAGCCAGCACCGCCCGCGATCAGGCCACAGCCACCGCCCGCGAAGTGAACGCGGGCGCCCAGGCGGCCAACCTGCGTTTTGCCGCCGAACAAAAGGCCTACGCCACGGCCGGCCAGGCGTTCGTTTTGGAACAGTACCTCGGCCAACTCAGCCAGGGCCTGGCCCACGCCAAGCTGCTGATTCTGGATCATCGCCTGGGTGCCGACGGCGCGCCGACGATCGATCTGCGTTCTTTTACCTTGCCGGCCGATCCTTCGGTGCCGCGTAAAGCCGTTCAATAA
- a CDS encoding lysophospholipid acyltransferase family protein — protein sequence MFEPVVATLITSMARTVTGARSLWLGCAPVPVQRIYFANHSSHGDFVLLWASLPQNLRKFTRPVAGSDYWNTSALRRYIINRVFNGVLIDRERKDPVDNPLQPMLNALEGGDSLIIFPEGTRNLEDGLLPFKSGLYHLAKSYPQAELVPVWIANLNRVMPKGRVLPLPLLCTTSFGAPLQLEDGEDKTAFLARTRDALLALAPEPV from the coding sequence ATGTTCGAACCCGTGGTCGCCACGCTGATTACCTCCATGGCCCGCACCGTCACCGGCGCCCGCAGCCTGTGGCTCGGTTGCGCGCCGGTGCCGGTGCAACGCATCTACTTCGCCAACCACAGCAGCCACGGAGACTTCGTGTTGCTGTGGGCCTCGCTGCCGCAGAACCTGCGCAAATTCACGCGCCCGGTCGCCGGCAGCGATTACTGGAATACCAGCGCCCTGCGTCGCTACATCATCAACCGAGTGTTCAACGGCGTGCTGATCGACCGCGAACGCAAGGACCCTGTGGATAACCCTTTGCAACCCATGCTCAACGCTCTGGAAGGCGGCGATTCGCTGATCATCTTCCCCGAAGGCACGCGCAACCTCGAAGACGGCCTGTTGCCGTTCAAAAGCGGTTTATATCACCTGGCGAAAAGTTACCCACAGGCCGAATTGGTGCCGGTGTGGATCGCCAATCTCAACCGGGTCATGCCCAAGGGCCGCGTCCTGCCGCTGCCCTTGCTGTGCACCACCAGCTTCGGCGCGCCGCTGCAACTGGAAGACGGCGAAGACAAAACCGCCTTCCTCGCCCGCACCCGCGACGCCCTGCTCGCCCTTGCCCCGGAGCCTGTCTGA
- the hflK gene encoding protease modulator HflK, which produces MTMRDSPDSPWIQAGRLTFLALYAVTVLAALAWAFSNVRQIDPQNRAVVLHFGALDRIQNAGLLLAWPQPFEQVVLLPAADRVIERRVENLLRSDAAIQADRVASFATPLSDALAGSGYLLTGDAGVVQLDVRVFYKVTEPYAFVLQGDHVLPALDRLVTRSAVALTAARDLDTILVARPELIGTDNGAAERRERLRGDLVQGINKRLTQLASTGLGLGIEVTRVDVQSSLPGPAVNAFNAVLTASQQADKAVANARTDAEKLTQTATQQADRLVQVAHAQASERLANAQAQTATVASLAQVKDPGLLLRLYRERVPKILGQAGSVTTVDPKDDSRLIIQGAEQ; this is translated from the coding sequence ATGACGATGCGTGACAGCCCGGACAGCCCCTGGATCCAGGCCGGGCGCCTGACCTTCCTGGCGTTGTACGCGGTGACGGTATTGGCGGCGTTGGCCTGGGCGTTTTCCAATGTGCGCCAGATCGACCCGCAGAACCGCGCGGTGGTCCTGCATTTCGGCGCCCTCGACCGTATTCAGAATGCCGGGCTGTTGCTGGCTTGGCCGCAGCCGTTCGAGCAGGTGGTGTTGCTACCGGCGGCTGACCGCGTGATCGAACGCCGGGTGGAGAACCTGCTGCGCTCCGACGCGGCGATCCAGGCCGACCGTGTGGCCAGCTTCGCCACGCCCTTGAGTGATGCGCTGGCGGGTTCCGGTTACCTGCTGACTGGCGATGCCGGCGTGGTGCAACTGGATGTGCGGGTGTTCTACAAAGTCACCGAACCCTATGCCTTTGTGTTGCAGGGCGATCATGTGCTGCCGGCCCTGGATCGACTGGTGACGCGCAGCGCCGTGGCCCTCACCGCGGCGCGGGACTTGGACACGATTCTGGTGGCGCGACCTGAACTGATCGGCACCGACAACGGCGCCGCCGAGCGCCGTGAGCGGTTGCGTGGCGACTTGGTGCAAGGCATCAATAAACGCCTCACGCAATTGGCTTCTACGGGGTTGGGATTGGGCATCGAAGTCACCCGTGTCGATGTGCAATCGAGCCTGCCGGGCCCGGCAGTCAATGCGTTCAACGCCGTGCTGACGGCCAGCCAGCAAGCCGACAAGGCCGTGGCCAACGCCCGCACCGACGCGGAAAAACTCACCCAGACCGCCACCCAACAGGCCGACCGTCTGGTGCAAGTCGCCCACGCCCAGGCCAGCGAACGCCTGGCCAATGCCCAGGCGCAAACCGCGACGGTGGCCAGCCTGGCCCAGGTGAAAGACCCGGGCTTGCTGCTGCGCCTGTACCGCGAGCGCGTGCCGAAAATTCTCGGCCAGGCCGGTTCTGTGACAACGGTCGATCCGAAAGACGACTCCCGCTTGATCATCCAGGGAGCCGAACAATGA
- a CDS encoding Lrp/AsnC family transcriptional regulator: MKLDAFDRKILEALQRDGRLSNVQLADEIGLSASPCLRRVRLLEEAGVIRGYQATLDRDEVGLGMMVFVGVKVERHNDTEANAFREAVTALLEVISAFLVSGESDFLLQVVVPDLRGYERFVTGSLLKLPGVRDIRSNFAIQTVKTPGALPLGHLPG; this comes from the coding sequence CTGAAACTCGATGCTTTTGACCGCAAGATTCTCGAAGCCCTACAACGCGACGGCCGCCTGAGCAATGTACAACTGGCCGACGAGATCGGGCTGTCTGCCTCACCCTGCCTGCGGCGCGTGCGACTGCTGGAAGAAGCCGGCGTGATTCGCGGCTACCAGGCCACACTGGATCGCGATGAAGTGGGCCTGGGGATGATGGTGTTCGTGGGCGTGAAGGTGGAGCGGCATAACGACACCGAGGCCAACGCCTTTCGTGAGGCGGTCACGGCGCTGCTAGAGGTGATCTCGGCGTTCCTGGTGTCGGGGGAGTCGGACTTTCTGTTGCAGGTGGTGGTGCCGGATTTGCGCGGCTATGAGCGGTTCGTTACGGGTAGTTTGCTGAAGCTGCCGGGGGTGAGGGATATCCGCAGCAACTTCGCGATCCAGACCGTGAAAACCCCAGGGGCATTGCCACTGGGGCATTTGCCGGGTTAA
- a CDS encoding helix-turn-helix domain-containing protein yields MSASKLYKLRLSQVERAIEPFNTIKNAAVPPGGWLRAIRESLGRSLKTQAEIAGVSSGTLTKSERSEAEDRISLAQLRKLAAALDCELVYGLVPKKPLHEVIQDRAEFMAKQEILGVAHSMSLEDQRPSDAFIERQIDERRRELLDGSWARLWQ; encoded by the coding sequence ATGAGTGCTTCCAAGCTCTACAAACTGCGCCTTTCTCAAGTAGAACGTGCCATTGAGCCGTTTAATACCATTAAAAATGCGGCTGTTCCGCCAGGCGGTTGGCTGCGGGCTATCCGAGAATCATTAGGCCGCTCATTAAAAACGCAGGCCGAAATTGCCGGCGTATCCTCAGGGACGTTGACCAAGTCCGAGCGCTCAGAGGCTGAAGATCGGATATCACTCGCACAGCTAAGAAAGCTAGCAGCAGCACTGGACTGTGAACTCGTCTACGGCCTGGTCCCCAAGAAGCCCCTGCACGAAGTCATCCAAGACCGCGCCGAATTCATGGCGAAGCAAGAAATCCTAGGCGTTGCACACTCCATGAGCCTCGAAGACCAACGCCCCTCTGATGCGTTCATCGAACGTCAGATTGATGAACGCCGCAGAGAACTACTCGACGGTTCGTGGGCCCGCCTATGGCAATAG